From the genome of Alicyclobacillus sp. SO9:
AAGACAAGTATCAGGACTCTACGCGGGCGCACCGGGAATTGTAATCATTGTGGAACTCCGTGGCAGAAGTCTATACGCGTGGAACGAATCATGGGAAGGGACCGGCCGGGGATGCAATATTTGGCAACGATTTGGTTTGAGTGAGTGTGACTCGCGGCAATTTTCTCGTTATAGATAAAATCGTCATTAAAGAGATACTGAAACGGGTAAAGCCGTCCACGAGATATTAGTGATTGCGGACGTGTTGGATCATCGGGGTTGCACTGTCTGTGTTGGTATTTTGCAGTGTTAATGGCTCCTACCCCGGAGAGAGCAAAAGGAAATAGCCATCGAAGCGGAGTGACGTAATCCTAGTTTAAGACATTTTGATAGTTTGTAGAAAGGGTGGGTAATATGGCCAATCAGTTCGAAGTTGTGCTTGAGGTCGGAGGCGAAGGCGGGAGCATTACTCTGTACGGTGTATCGTCAGAGAATGGATGGCGTTTTAGCCGTACCACGGAGGAAAGCGCACTTGGAGATATTGCAGATCGGCCGACCGATTCTCTTGTACGAAAGAGCAAAGTTGTGGATTCTTGGGAGGAAGCACTCCAACTCGTGCAGCGCTACCCGTGGTATCGGCTCTCTCCACGTAAAGTCCATCCGGATTTTGCGGCAAAGGTTTGGAAGGAAGTAGTGAACCGGCTCGACTGGATGGATCACGGTCGAGACCTAAACCGCTGGTCGCGGGTCTGTTTTGGTGACGGAGGTGCTCTTGGGGAATTGTCTCTATTGATGAAGAAATCTCAATCCACAGTGATTCTTACTGGTGCCGGCATGTCCACGGAAAGCGATATACCGGATTTTCGATCAAAGGATGGCTGGTGGCGTAATATCGATCCCACCACGGTGGCGACAGTGGACGCTTTGAAGGAAAACTATAGTCTCTTTCACGAATTTTATCAGATGAGAATCGAAAACCTAGAGTCACGAGTGCCGAGTGGCGGTCACTACATCCTGGCCAAGTGGGAAGAACAAGGGCTGATTGATTGCGTGGCCACACAGAACGTTGACGGTTTTCACCAAGCAGCCGGGAGTAAAGAGGTGTATGAATTGCACGGTTCCATCAGGACGATTCGCTGTCATGACTGCCAAAGTCCGGCAAGCATTGACGAGTTTGTTGCTGGGGACAGGTGCAGCCAATGTGGTGGTAAGCTGAGACCGAATCTCGTACTGTTTG
Proteins encoded in this window:
- a CDS encoding NAD-dependent deacetylase, with the protein product MANQFEVVLEVGGEGGSITLYGVSSENGWRFSRTTEESALGDIADRPTDSLVRKSKVVDSWEEALQLVQRYPWYRLSPRKVHPDFAAKVWKEVVNRLDWMDHGRDLNRWSRVCFGDGGALGELSLLMKKSQSTVILTGAGMSTESDIPDFRSKDGWWRNIDPTTVATVDALKENYSLFHEFYQMRIENLESRVPSGGHYILAKWEEQGLIDCVATQNVDGFHQAAGSKEVYELHGSIRTIRCHDCQSPASIDEFVAGDRCSQCGGKLRPNLVLFGELLPRDAWERALAAIRQADLVVVIGSSLQVSPVNTLPSLTSGKVAIINAEETEQDEMFDIVIHGKAGEVLPKLDEVLG